In Pseudoalteromonas tetraodonis, the genomic window GTTACCACCAAATACTTCTTGAATAGCGCCCAGCTCTTTCACATCGCCTACGGGTGTTGACGTACCATGGGTATTCAAGTAATCAATGCTATCAACGTTTTGCATTGCTTGGCGCATACAACGTACTGCGCCCTCACCTGATGGTGCAACCATATCGTAACCATCTGAGGTTGCGCCGTAACCGGTAATTTCAGCATAAATGTGCGCGCCACGTGCAAGTGCGTGTTCTAGCTCTTCAACAACCACAATACCGCCACCGGCTGAAATCACAAAACCATCACGGTTAGCATCGTATGTACGTGATGCTTTTTCAGGTGTGTCGTTATATTTAGTCGAAAGCGCGCCCATAGCGTCAAATTCCATCGCTAGCGTCCAGTGAAGTTCTTCACCCCCACCTGCAAAAATAACGTCTTGCTTGCCTAGTTGAATCTGCTCAACGGCATGGCCAATACAATGCGCAGAGGTTGCACACGCAGAGCTAATTGAATAGTTAACGCCTTTAATTTTAAATGGCGTTGCTAAACATGCCGAGGTGGTACTTGCCATAGTACGTGGCACCATGTAAGGGCCAACGCGCTTAACGCCTTTTTCACGAAGAATATCAGCCGCTTCTACTTGCCACTTTGATGAACCGCCGCCAGAACCCACTAATAAACCAGTGCGCTCGTTTGATACTTGTTCGTCGCTAAGGCCCGCATCTTCAATCGCTTGTGCCATTGAGATATAAGAATAAGCCGCTGCATCACCCATAAAGCGCATTGCTTTGCGGTCAACATGCTCTTTAACATCAATATCAATTTTACCTGATACATTGCTGCGCAATTTGTAATCAGCAAATTCTTGGTTAAAAGCAATACCGCTTTTACCCGCTCTTAGTGACTCTAATACTTCTTCTTTATTATTGCCGATGCTTGATACAACACCGATGCCTGTTATTACGGCTCTTCTCATGGGTAATTCCCTTAGCTTAATACTTAATTGTGTTCTATTTTACGCGAATTTAATCACCTAAGTGGTCAGCTTTCTAGCGTACACTTGTACTCTGAACCTACAGCTTATAAATAACGCCAGACTATTTCAAAGAAAACACGTAAAATAATTAAAAAATTATCTATAAAATTGAATTGGTCATGATAAAAAACGCCCACATACACTTTAATGATTTAGGGACACCGGTTGCTAATGACTTTGATGATGTTTATTTTTCTAATGACGACGGCCTCGCTGAGTCTCATTATGTGTTTTATCAACAAAACAATATAGAGTCACGGTTACAAAATCATGACCGTGAGCACTTTGTTATAGCCGAAACCGGTTTTGGTACAGGGCTTAATTTTTTAAATGCATGGCAGCAGTTTTATGACCACCTGCAATGCCCACAAGTTCAAAGTCAACAGTCTAATAACGTGCAACGACTGCATTTTATTTCTTTTGAAAAATATCCACTTAGCGTAAATGATTTAAAACAAGCCTTGCAAGCTTGGCCTAGTTTAAGTCATTTAAGCGCCCAACTCGTCTCCCACTACCCGATTAATTTAACCGGTTGTCATCGCCTTGAATTTGCCAATGGCCTTGTGGTGCTCGACCTCTACTTTGGTGATGTGCTGGAATGTATTAATAGCATGAGCTACCCACAAAGTGGACTGGTTGACGCATGGTTTTTAGATGGTTTTGCACCGAGTAAAAACCCCGACATGTGGCAGCAAAGTGTATTTAATGCCATGGTCGATATTTCTAGAAGCAATGCCACATTAGCCACGTTTACCGCTGCGGGCTTTGTGCGCAGAGGACTAAACGAGGCAGGCTTTAGCATGCAAAAAGCCAAAGGCTTTGGCCGAAAACGAGAGATGCTAGTTGGCACACTCGCTCAGGCTAATTCAAAACAATCGGCCCCCGCCTATTTTGAGCATCACTTCTCTCCCCTTACCAATGTGGCTGTTATTGGCGGTGGTATAGCCAGCAGTTGTATTCTTTATAGCCTCGCGAAACGCGGTATACCAAGCCACTTATTTTGCCAAGATAAACAACCGGCCATGGGGGCATCTCACAATGTACAAGGGGCGATATATCCGCATTTACAAGCAAAAAATTCGCCACACAGTGAACTATTTGCCCATAGTTTTTTATATGCAAAGCGCTTGTACAATCAATTACTCAATAATGGTTTTTTGTTTGATCACCAGTGGTGTGGTGTGCTGCAACATGCAGTAAAAAAACCATTGGCAGAGCGTCATCAAAATCTCGCTGATAAACAACTGTGGCCAGAGCAGCTTATGCGAAATGTGACTGCTGATGAGGGTGATGCTATTGCTGGGGTTAAAACAGGTTACTCAGGGGTGTTTTTTGAACAAGGCGGCTGGGTTAATCCCCCCCAGTTAGTCAGTGCTATGTTAGATGCCGCACAGCAATTAAATGAGTTTGAGAGCCTATTTAATTGCCACATTGAGCAACTTAACAAACAACCCGATGGCTGGTACTTAACCACGCAAAAACAAACATTTGGCCCCTTTAGCGATGTGATTATTTGCGCCGGTGAACACAGCGATGCATTTGCGCAAACTAAAACGCTCCCTATTGTTGGCGTACGCGGACAGGTGTCACATGTTCAAGCAAGCACGCAATCACGTAAGCTAAAAACCGTGTTGTGTCACAAGGGGTATTTCACCCCCGCTTATTTAGATCACCATTGTATGGGCGCCACCTTTGAAAAGAACAGTAAAAGCCGTGAAGTGACCGAGCAAGATAATCAAACTAACCGCGAGCAACTGCTGAGCTTTTATAACAACACTGAATTTGCAACCAGCTTAGGCGATATTAGCTCTGCTAAAGCCGCTGTTCGCTGTAGTTTTATTGATCACTTACCTATGGCCGGTGAATGGGTGGAGCAAACTGACTATACACATGCATTTGCTAATTTACGTTTGGGTAAGCGCTATCAATACCAAGCATTAAAAAAACCACAACAGGGCCTGCATATTTTTACCGGCTTTGGCGCGCGAGCATTATGCAGTGCACCGCTATCTGCCGAGCACTTAATTAGTAGTTTAAACAATGAACCTCGCCCACTAAGCGAGCGCGTAAGCCAAGCTATTCACCCAGGCCGCTTTATTGTTCGTGACCTTATTCGCAATAAAATTTAAAGGTAATAATACCTACAAAGCCCTCTACTGTAATTACCAAGAACGCAGTGTACGTATTGGCTTATACCAACGTAGCTTTGTAACCGAAGTAAGTATAATGATCGAGTAAAAAGTTCTAAAAAACGCCTTAAAAAATAGCTGATTTTAATACTCAGTTAAGTAATAACTTTTCACTAATATGTTTTTTTTAAATAAGCTCGTTTAAATCCCATTTACTCTTTAAAAATAATTTCCTACCCCAAGGTCTGTTTGTACGAACAATCTTTACACTATATTGAGAAGGAATTAATTATGAGTAAGACTTTAATTATTGGCGCAAGTGGTCAAATTGGTAAAATGGCTACCAAACTACTTTTAGAAAATGAGCAAAATGTTGTTGCACTTGTAAGAGACAAAAGCAAACTGCGTGATTTAGATAGCCCATTTTTAAGTATTGTTGAACAGGATTTAGAAGGTGACTTTTCAAGTGCCATTAATGGCTGCGACCAAGTTATCTTTGCAGCAGGTTCAGGTGGAAGTACAGGCACAGATAAAACCGTACTTATTGATTTGTGGGCAGCGACAAAAGCAGCAACTTATTCTAAAGAGCACGGTGTAAAACACTTTATTATGGTCAGCTCTATTGGTGCAGACGATCCTGATGCGATAGATAGTGACTTAAAGCCTTATCTTGTAGCAAAACATATGGCTGATGAGCATTTAATTCACAGTGGACTCAATTACACAATTGTCCGCCCAGGAACATTAACTGACGAAAGTGCCTCTTTGCAAGTAACAACAGAGCGCCCTAGCGATCAGTCAAAGGCTAAAATTAGCCGCGAAAATGTAGCCAACGCTTTGCTTCACGTTGCTACAAACTCATTTAATAGCAATCGTATTTTTGAGTTATTTGATGGCGACAAACCAATAAAAGCCGCTATTAAGTAAGCATTACACTCACCCCTTGCCATGCAAGCTGCATGGCAAGCAGAGTTAAAATCACTTTAAAAATAACCCTAAAACGTGCCACCGATAACCGCTTAAGTAAACGAATCCCTAACCAAGTGCCAATGGCTCCGCTTAAAATCATCGCCAGTGTTAACGGCAACCATTGCCAAAAGCTAAAACCCAGCCCCGCATAAACAACGGCTTTTAAGCTATGCTGCAAGGTCATAATACTTGAAAAAGTCGCGGTAAATTTAAGCTTATCGTAATGATTAATGTGTAAATAACTCGCCACCAGAGGCCCACTTGCTCCCACAAAAGTAGAAATAAATGCCGTAATTACACCCGCTATTAAACGCCCTAATCGTGAGTCTTTATTAAATTCAGGGATTGTTCCCCACAGTAAATAAATCACAAATAAAGCCACAAACAGCTTCATGCTATCAAGGTTAATATCGCTTACTACTTGGCTTGATAGCCCAGCACCAATTAACCCACCCAGAGTAAAATACAACAGCATCGGCTTATCAAGATGGGCAATACTTAACAACAACCGATTGGCATTAGAGCCTAACTGCACTAAACCATGAACAGGCACAACCACCGCCATCGGCATAACCGACGCCATTACCACCAACAGCATTAAACCGCCACCCGCACCAAAGGCCGCCGATACAAACGAAGTAAACCCCGCCAGTAAAATAAGTAACAGCGAGATCAAAGGGGAAATGTGTTCAGCTGTAAAAATATTCATATCAAAGCTCGCAGTTAATCATTGGCTCATAATACAAAAAATAAGCAAGTAAGCGACTAGTCTATTAGTTGTAAGAGGTTCGGGGTTCGCAAGATAAACCAAAGCACAATAAATTCAATAATTTTAGCCATAAAAAAACCCGCGACTTGATTGCTCAAGTTGCGGGTTTTTTAGGGTTTTTAAACAAACGAATTTAAAAACCGTTATTGGTGGAGCTGGGGGAGTCTGAACCAAACATATAACCAATTGAAAAATATATAGACAAGCAAAATAAAAACCTGCTGTTGTTACTATTATTGTTACTTATTATCTTTCCGTGGGTTCAACTTCTCGATTTGCAGCTGAATCGACTGTATTAATAACTACATTATTTGGATTACATTTAACTTTTGTTCATACGCTTTTTAGTTTCATCTAAAAACGCGGCTGATACCCTATGATCAACTTTAAAAATCGTGTCACACTTCTTTCCAGTGGCTTTCAATTCAATGTCTGCCTTGGCGAATTCTTCCAATCGCTCAACGGAAATATCAATTGCAAAATACTCATGCACAACTACATAGCTAACACCCATAGCTGAATTGGATGCAACATTACGATCTACCTCATGAAGTTTGTACTCTCTCCCAGTAGAATCATAGGCGCTATTTATAAAACACCAGCCATTTTGTGAAAACATCTTTCCGTATAATTGAATGAAGTCAGGTGTACTTGAATCTTTTCCGTACTTTGCACGATAATTGTAGTTTGTTACAGGTTCTGACATGCCGCCCACATAAACCTCAGACCTTAACCACCCTTCAGACTTAAACTTATCGTAATTATAAGTAATACCTTTAGCCGCAGCCTCCTTACTACCTACATTTACATTATAAGCACAAGCATTTAATAAAAATACCGATGCGCCAAATAGTGCTAAATTTAATATTTTCATACAATTCCCTTTATATAGTTTAACAGTCCTAGGGTTAATCAAACCCCAGCTCTTCTTTACTAGTTTTTGGTTTTTTTAAGCCGTTATAGCTTATTGAGAGCACAACATGCGCACTAAGCCCAGCATTAACAAAGACTAAAACTAGAGTAAAATCACCACTCACCCATTGCATTGCTGTTTTATTATTCTCTAGTTGAGTGTACTTACCGAACAATGTGGTGAGCTTATTTAATAACAACGGATAGTCTTCAACGTCAAAATATACACCAACGCCATTAAGCCGCATTTCAGAATCAAACACAAATGACGTATTTCTATTTTGCCTTTTAACCCCTAATACTTCTTTTGAATCTTTCAATTCAAGCCAAGCAATATCACCAACACTTTCCTTGGTAGTATTGGGTAATTTGTTTGCGACAGCTTCAATCGTATCACCCCACTGTGTACCAAAAACACCATCACCAAACAGCTCTGCAATAGTTGCCGCTTTTACAGGGAGTAAAAAAAATAAAAATAAAACACTTAAAAACAGCCTCATGGCTTTCCTTAAATTTAGTAGTAGAAACTGAATAAAGATATAAACCTATACCTTATACTAACACCAAAACCTAAATGGCTTGCGAGTATTTATGCAAACAAATGTAAGATACCGACTTAAAACTTTGTAGTAAAAAGCTTACAAAGCTATAAGCCTAATATGATGCATGTTTAAGAGCTTAATGAATACACGTGCATATCTCTCCGCAAAACAGCTGTAAGGTGTTTATTTGATACTGTCTTTTTATAAGCCTAAAATGATAGGTTTTGTAAGGTTTTGTTAGGCTTATTAAACTAAGTTTTACTAAGTATTAACGGCTCATACAGTTGAGGTTTTATCAGGTATAAAGGCTAGGATAATTTAGATTTCATCAGTACAAAAACAAATACATTCGCTAAGCTCTTAAAATAAGTAGAGCCATTTAAAAATCAATTTTTGACAATGTTTGATAACCTGACAGCAAACAAAGTTAGATATAAAGTGTTTAATTGCTTTGTATTGTATACATTCCTTAAAGCTTAGGTTTAACCCTACTTGAGCCGTGGTTTTTAGTTTGTGCTGGTTTATAGCCCTTCCCTCTGGCTTTAGCAAGGTAAGACATACGCCATATAGCGCCTTGCTTTTTATCATGCTCATATCGTTTAAATCTATAAAAACAATTTTTTGGAATCCATGGACGCACACCCAATGTATTTCCCATTTCTAAAATAAATTCATTTATCTTACTTGGGTAGCATACTTTGTTAGCATCAAGAATAACTACCACATGATAATGCTGCTTTTTCGCTCTTTCTTGCTCCCGCGTCCAATGGTAGCCAAAGATAGGCATTTTATACCTTTGCTTTATAAAACCGCTTAAACTTTCCATAACAGCAATAATAAAACGGTTATCATTTGTTTGATATGGAATACCGATATCAAATCGTAAAACTAAAACTTGGCTATAATGTGTTAAAACTGCCTCAAGCTGATCTAACATACTCTTCATTTGCGCTGTGTAAATGCCGCTCTTTGACGTATGAACTTGCCAAATGTTCTGTTTATGGCAAATTACAGGTGAGTGACTCACATACTGATAATTAGACACAAATACTTCCTATTAGATAATATAAATATCCGAATGATAAAAGGGGTGTTTTCACTAGTGTCATTATTCCACGGCTGGCTAACTCGACTTTATACAGTAAGTAGTAACTAACAACCTTCATTTTTAATGAAAACAAACCTATAAACCACTGCCGTTAAAGACCGCAATAAAAAAGGCTTAAGGGAAAAGACTGGATACACACGCCCTTCAATGTTAGTGGAAACTCACCTGAAAGCATTTTTATTATGAGCTTTACTTATTATATAATGCTTAAAGCTAGTGGCAGTTTAGCTACTCGCCACCAGCCCTCGAAATAACCAATCTAAAGCCGTCTAACTAACCATTAGTCGGCTTTTCCTTATCAAAGACAGGCTCATTAGCCGCACCAGTAACCTTTAAATGCTCGGTCACAATAATGGTTTTAACCTGCTCAATACCAAGTTGCTCAAGGATTTTAACAAGGCTCTTTTTTGCCCTTTGCTCTCTTTCCTTTTTGACTTTACGCTTAACTTTTTCACGCTGAGCCGCTCGTTTATTGAAAAACTCAAATCGTTGTAGCTCTGTCATAGAGTGAGAAACCTTTAGCCCAACCTCACGCTTACTTTGATAATCAATAAAGCATTTCATTTTAAGGTGGCTATGCTTTGCATCTTCCTTATCTAATTCAACATCGGCATACCCTCTACCAATTGGGCTTGTAGATTGACCGTTAAGCCATGCGAGCAAGATTGAACGGTGAATAATGTCCATTCGAACTAGCTCCTCAAAAGCTTCTGGTGCTAACTTTTCCAAATATTCCAATGTGATTGGTGTTGGCAGTTCATTTAAATTAATCATTAGCTGCCTCCAAGTGAGTGTATTGCTTAAGTAGATTTTTGCGCTTTGCGACTAGTTCACGAACAAATTCTTTTATCTGCTCATCGTTGTAGCCTGCAATGGTTACTGCTAAGGTTGCGTTTATTTCATACTTATAAAATGCAACTCCGCGTTTACCTATTTTTATAGGTGGAGGTATTAGCCCATCATTAATTTTTTGCTGAAATAGGGTTTTACCACATGCCCATAATGGACGTGCCTGCTCTTTTCTAGTTAATTCAAGTAGTGACATTTAAGACCTCCTAAGGTCGTTAATAAGTTTGCAATACAAATATTAACCTGAAGAATTATTTAAGCTATTTCAGTTTCCTAGTCATGTATCATCGTGATAAATATCAAGGTGATTTATCACTTTTTTGTAGGATTTCTTCTCTTATTTTTCTAATATGATTCTTGATAGCTTGATCACCTATCGTTGGGTACGTGTCCTTAGTAGCTAAAAAATCCTTATATTTTTTAACATAGCGCTCAAGCTTATAATCTTTTATTGCCTCACCAAAACTTCTAAAATCTTGACTTATCAGATGCTCAATATCACTTCTTATCTTTTCGGTTGAAATATTAGGCTTACTTCGTTTGGCTCTATTTTTCTTTGATTCCAACTTTCTAGTTTCATTTAAAGCCCAACTAGCTCCCTTTGTATCACCACTACACACCCCCATTTGATAAGCTCTCTTAATAAGTTCTTCTATATATAATCTTGAATACATTCTAACGTGAGTCGTCACATCAATATCATTGCCGTGTGACACATCAAAGTTCTGTATTAAACCATATTCAAGTGCATGTTCAGCTTTATCGACGTCAACTTGATTTAGCAAATCTGCATGAGAAGTTACTAAGTTCTCTATATAAATTTCGATTG contains:
- the fabB gene encoding beta-ketoacyl-ACP synthase I, which produces MRRAVITGIGVVSSIGNNKEEVLESLRAGKSGIAFNQEFADYKLRSNVSGKIDIDVKEHVDRKAMRFMGDAAAYSYISMAQAIEDAGLSDEQVSNERTGLLVGSGGGSSKWQVEAADILREKGVKRVGPYMVPRTMASTTSACLATPFKIKGVNYSISSACATSAHCIGHAVEQIQLGKQDVIFAGGGEELHWTLAMEFDAMGALSTKYNDTPEKASRTYDANRDGFVISAGGGIVVVEELEHALARGAHIYAEITGYGATSDGYDMVAPSGEGAVRCMRQAMQNVDSIDYLNTHGTSTPVGDVKELGAIQEVFGGNSPMISATKAMTGHALGAAGVHEAIFSLLMLEHGFVAPSINIDELDEQAAGLNIVTEAKDVELNTVMSNSFGFGGTNATLVMSKYKG
- the mnmC gene encoding bifunctional tRNA (5-methylaminomethyl-2-thiouridine)(34)-methyltransferase MnmD/FAD-dependent 5-carboxymethylaminomethyl-2-thiouridine(34) oxidoreductase MnmC; protein product: MIKNAHIHFNDLGTPVANDFDDVYFSNDDGLAESHYVFYQQNNIESRLQNHDREHFVIAETGFGTGLNFLNAWQQFYDHLQCPQVQSQQSNNVQRLHFISFEKYPLSVNDLKQALQAWPSLSHLSAQLVSHYPINLTGCHRLEFANGLVVLDLYFGDVLECINSMSYPQSGLVDAWFLDGFAPSKNPDMWQQSVFNAMVDISRSNATLATFTAAGFVRRGLNEAGFSMQKAKGFGRKREMLVGTLAQANSKQSAPAYFEHHFSPLTNVAVIGGGIASSCILYSLAKRGIPSHLFCQDKQPAMGASHNVQGAIYPHLQAKNSPHSELFAHSFLYAKRLYNQLLNNGFLFDHQWCGVLQHAVKKPLAERHQNLADKQLWPEQLMRNVTADEGDAIAGVKTGYSGVFFEQGGWVNPPQLVSAMLDAAQQLNEFESLFNCHIEQLNKQPDGWYLTTQKQTFGPFSDVIICAGEHSDAFAQTKTLPIVGVRGQVSHVQASTQSRKLKTVLCHKGYFTPAYLDHHCMGATFEKNSKSREVTEQDNQTNREQLLSFYNNTEFATSLGDISSAKAAVRCSFIDHLPMAGEWVEQTDYTHAFANLRLGKRYQYQALKKPQQGLHIFTGFGARALCSAPLSAEHLISSLNNEPRPLSERVSQAIHPGRFIVRDLIRNKI
- a CDS encoding NAD(P)-binding oxidoreductase, which encodes MSKTLIIGASGQIGKMATKLLLENEQNVVALVRDKSKLRDLDSPFLSIVEQDLEGDFSSAINGCDQVIFAAGSGGSTGTDKTVLIDLWAATKAATYSKEHGVKHFIMVSSIGADDPDAIDSDLKPYLVAKHMADEHLIHSGLNYTIVRPGTLTDESASLQVTTERPSDQSKAKISRENVANALLHVATNSFNSNRIFELFDGDKPIKAAIK
- a CDS encoding sulfite exporter TauE/SafE family protein — translated: MNIFTAEHISPLISLLLILLAGFTSFVSAAFGAGGGLMLLVVMASVMPMAVVVPVHGLVQLGSNANRLLLSIAHLDKPMLLYFTLGGLIGAGLSSQVVSDINLDSMKLFVALFVIYLLWGTIPEFNKDSRLGRLIAGVITAFISTFVGASGPLVASYLHINHYDKLKFTATFSSIMTLQHSLKAVVYAGLGFSFWQWLPLTLAMILSGAIGTWLGIRLLKRLSVARFRVIFKVILTLLAMQLAWQGVSVMLT
- a CDS encoding YagK/YfjJ domain-containing protein, translating into MSNYQYVSHSPVICHKQNIWQVHTSKSGIYTAQMKSMLDQLEAVLTHYSQVLVLRFDIGIPYQTNDNRFIIAVMESLSGFIKQRYKMPIFGYHWTREQERAKKQHYHVVVILDANKVCYPSKINEFILEMGNTLGVRPWIPKNCFYRFKRYEHDKKQGAIWRMSYLAKARGKGYKPAQTKNHGSSRVKPKL
- a CDS encoding helix-turn-helix transcriptional regulator; this translates as MSLLELTRKEQARPLWACGKTLFQQKINDGLIPPPIKIGKRGVAFYKYEINATLAVTIAGYNDEQIKEFVRELVAKRKNLLKQYTHLEAAND